From Micromonospora rifamycinica, a single genomic window includes:
- a CDS encoding hemolysin family protein, whose protein sequence is MPIDGLVLGTLLPLVGFVLLTAGNAFFVAAEFALVTVDRAEIDRRAEAGDATAATVRRALRELSFQLSGAQLGITLTALLTGYLAEPALSRLFDPLLAPLGGADRFGPLLALALATLLSMLFGELVPKNLALARPMPAALATAGPMRAFSRAFGWLIRGLNGSANRLVRQLGVEPQEELASARSPEELGLLAAISARAGALPPDTAMLLRRTIRFGDKRAAEAMTPRVDVIALRATATVAELLDLSRRTGRTRFPVYEETLDLVTGVAAVPDALGVPLTARASTTVASVAREPVYVPESLDLDGVLAALKAAGADLAIVVDEYGGTDGVVTVEDLVEELVGEIADEFDPATVDDAHATGLTVPGGERTVLVDGVLREDELYEQTGFRLPEGPYETLAGFLMARLGHIPLPGETIRTDGYAFTVVEVERHRIEQVRVVRPEESHVDD, encoded by the coding sequence ATGCCCATCGACGGTCTGGTGCTCGGCACGCTGTTGCCCCTGGTCGGCTTCGTGCTGCTGACCGCCGGCAACGCGTTCTTCGTCGCGGCCGAGTTCGCCCTGGTCACCGTGGACCGGGCGGAGATCGACCGGCGGGCCGAGGCCGGTGACGCCACGGCCGCCACGGTCCGCCGGGCGCTGCGCGAACTCTCCTTCCAGCTCTCCGGCGCGCAGCTCGGCATCACCCTCACCGCGCTGCTCACCGGCTATCTCGCCGAGCCCGCCCTGTCCCGGCTGTTCGACCCGCTGCTGGCCCCGCTGGGCGGCGCCGACCGGTTCGGCCCGCTGCTCGCCCTGGCGCTGGCAACCCTGCTGTCGATGCTCTTCGGTGAACTGGTGCCGAAGAACCTGGCGCTGGCCCGACCGATGCCGGCGGCGCTGGCCACCGCCGGGCCGATGCGGGCCTTCTCCCGGGCCTTCGGCTGGCTGATCAGGGGGCTGAACGGCTCGGCGAACCGGCTGGTCCGCCAGCTCGGGGTGGAGCCGCAGGAGGAGCTGGCCAGCGCCCGGTCGCCGGAGGAGCTGGGCCTGCTCGCCGCCATCTCGGCCCGTGCCGGTGCGCTGCCGCCGGACACCGCCATGCTGCTGCGCCGCACCATCCGCTTCGGCGACAAGCGGGCCGCCGAGGCGATGACACCCAGGGTGGACGTGATCGCGCTGCGGGCCACCGCCACCGTCGCCGAGCTGCTGGACCTGTCCCGGCGGACGGGCCGGACCCGGTTCCCGGTCTACGAGGAGACCCTCGACCTGGTGACCGGTGTCGCGGCCGTGCCCGACGCGCTCGGTGTGCCGCTGACCGCGCGGGCCTCCACCACCGTCGCCTCGGTGGCCCGCGAGCCGGTGTACGTCCCGGAGAGCCTGGACCTCGACGGCGTGCTGGCGGCGCTGAAGGCCGCCGGGGCCGACCTGGCCATCGTGGTCGACGAGTACGGCGGCACGGACGGGGTGGTGACCGTCGAGGACCTCGTCGAGGAGCTGGTCGGGGAGATCGCCGACGAGTTCGATCCGGCCACCGTGGACGACGCCCACGCCACCGGGCTGACCGTGCCGGGCGGGGAGCGGACCGTGCTGGTCGACGGGGTGCTGCGGGAGGACGAACTGTACGAGCAGACCGGCTTCCGGCTCCCCGAGGGGCCGTACGAGACGTTGGCGGGCTTCCTGATGGCCCGACTGGGGCACATCCCGCTGCCCGGCGAGACGATCCGGACGGACGGCTACGCGTTCACCGTCGTCGA
- a CDS encoding GOLPH3/VPS74 family protein, translated as MIVPRPRPAVTGAWLTVTAAVGGSAHLRGWRPGISVDDMAPLTLADELVLLAYDDEGVNRLGRPHLDHGLSGAVLLELALAGRVEVVDDRLVVTDPTPTGHPVLDAALAEVAADGRRRRPKDWISRLAKGLPDRVLAGLVDTGVLRRESDRVLLVFPRTRYPSPTGAEPVAETAARQRMVDALLADGPVEARTAALVGLTRAVGLDRKLFRELPKERLKARTTEIAAGDWASAATKKAIEETQAAIMTATTVATSAAIIGATSS; from the coding sequence ATGATTGTTCCACGACCGCGCCCCGCGGTCACCGGGGCGTGGCTCACCGTCACCGCAGCCGTCGGCGGCTCCGCCCACCTGCGGGGTTGGCGTCCCGGGATTAGCGTGGACGACATGGCACCGCTCACCCTCGCCGACGAACTGGTCCTGCTCGCCTACGACGACGAGGGGGTGAACCGGCTCGGCCGGCCGCACCTCGACCACGGGCTGTCCGGGGCGGTGCTGCTGGAGCTGGCCCTCGCCGGTCGGGTCGAGGTGGTCGACGACCGGCTGGTGGTGACCGACCCCACGCCGACCGGCCACCCGGTGCTCGACGCCGCCCTCGCCGAGGTGGCCGCCGACGGCAGGCGTCGCCGGCCGAAGGACTGGATCAGCCGGCTGGCCAAGGGACTGCCCGACCGGGTGCTGGCGGGCCTGGTCGACACGGGGGTGCTGCGCCGGGAGTCCGACCGGGTGCTGCTGGTCTTCCCGCGTACCCGCTATCCGTCGCCGACCGGCGCGGAGCCGGTGGCGGAGACGGCGGCCCGGCAGCGGATGGTCGACGCGCTGCTCGCCGACGGCCCGGTGGAGGCCCGGACGGCCGCGTTGGTCGGTCTGACCCGCGCGGTCGGGCTGGACCGTAAGCTCTTCCGGGAGCTGCCGAAGGAGCGGCTCAAGGCCCGCACCACGGAGATCGCCGCCGGGGACTGGGCGTCCGCGGCGACGAAGAAGGCGATCGAGGAGACCCAGGCCGCGATCATGACGGCCACCACCGTGGCGACCTCCGCGGCGATCATCGGCGCCACGTCCTCCTGA
- a CDS encoding (Fe-S)-binding protein, which yields MGSVQIVTTILAAAITAVAVWLAVRAVRKMVAVIRLGQPAPERFADKGARARTMLVETAGHTRMLRWGVVGAAHWFVMVGFIVLSLLVLEAYFEVVSPTGGLPLIGGLAVYGLVTEVIAVLGVVGILVLIAIRVRNRPSRPGGRSRFTGSTMWQGYFVEAVVLAVLVMGFVIRGFKVATDHFEYPLWATPVSHAVGALLPAWPAGVSIAALVKIAISMTWLIVIALNVTMGVAWHRFLAFFNIFFKREPTRPAGSGLGALRPMTSQGKPLDFEEADPEKDQFGVAQVEQFSWKGLLDFSTCTECGRCQSQCPAWNTGKPLSPKLLVLSLRDHAYAKAPYLLAGGGKDLTGEEKATQAQLAHLDVLTLAEAEKPLIGDAEAGGVIDPDVLWSCTTCGACVEQCPVDIEHVDHIVDMRRYQVLIESSFPSEAGVMLRNLENKGNPWGAPQNTREDWTKGLDFEVPRVGAVDDFEYLFWVGCAGAFEDRAKKTTRAVATLLHEAGVSFAILGEGETCSGDPARRMGNEFVFQMLAQQNVETLNEAFEGREKASRKIVATCPHCFNTLGNEYGQLGGDFEVVHHTQLLAHLVSTGRLTPVQPVDGGVTYHDPCYLGRHNRVFAPPREVLGSAVAGGSGGTGSGIVEMPRNSERSFCCGAGGARMWMEEKIGKRINVDRVEEAMSTGARTVAVGCPFCSTMLNDGVNGKGAGEQVEVVDVASVLLRSVRPDAAPGEKETAPTAG from the coding sequence ATGGGCAGCGTCCAGATCGTCACCACGATCCTTGCCGCCGCCATCACCGCCGTGGCGGTGTGGCTCGCGGTGCGCGCGGTGCGGAAGATGGTGGCCGTCATCCGGCTGGGCCAGCCCGCGCCGGAGCGGTTCGCCGACAAGGGCGCCCGGGCCAGGACCATGCTGGTGGAGACGGCCGGCCACACCCGGATGCTCCGGTGGGGCGTGGTGGGTGCCGCGCACTGGTTCGTGATGGTCGGCTTCATCGTGCTGTCGCTGCTTGTGCTGGAGGCGTACTTCGAGGTCGTCTCGCCGACCGGTGGGCTGCCGCTGATCGGCGGTCTCGCCGTGTACGGCCTGGTCACCGAGGTGATCGCGGTGCTCGGCGTGGTCGGCATTCTGGTGCTGATCGCGATCCGGGTCCGTAACCGGCCGAGCCGTCCGGGCGGGCGCTCCCGGTTCACCGGCTCCACCATGTGGCAGGGCTACTTCGTCGAGGCGGTCGTCCTCGCGGTGCTGGTCATGGGTTTCGTGATCCGGGGCTTCAAGGTCGCCACCGACCACTTCGAGTATCCGCTCTGGGCCACCCCGGTCAGCCACGCCGTCGGTGCGCTGCTGCCCGCCTGGCCGGCGGGCGTGAGCATCGCCGCCCTGGTCAAGATCGCCATCTCGATGACCTGGCTGATCGTCATCGCGCTGAACGTGACCATGGGCGTCGCCTGGCACCGCTTCCTCGCGTTCTTCAACATCTTCTTCAAGCGTGAGCCGACCCGGCCGGCCGGCTCCGGGCTCGGCGCGCTGCGGCCGATGACGAGCCAGGGCAAGCCGCTCGACTTCGAGGAGGCCGACCCGGAGAAAGACCAGTTCGGTGTCGCGCAGGTCGAGCAGTTCTCCTGGAAGGGCCTGCTCGACTTCAGCACCTGCACCGAGTGCGGTCGCTGCCAGTCGCAGTGCCCGGCCTGGAACACCGGCAAGCCGTTGTCGCCGAAGCTGCTCGTGCTCAGCCTCCGCGACCACGCGTACGCCAAGGCGCCGTACCTGCTGGCCGGGGGCGGCAAGGACCTCACCGGCGAGGAGAAGGCGACCCAGGCGCAGCTCGCCCACCTCGACGTGCTCACCCTCGCCGAGGCCGAGAAGCCGCTGATCGGCGACGCCGAGGCCGGCGGCGTCATCGACCCGGACGTGCTCTGGTCCTGCACCACCTGCGGAGCCTGCGTCGAGCAGTGCCCGGTGGACATCGAGCACGTCGACCACATCGTCGACATGCGCCGCTACCAGGTGCTGATCGAGTCGAGCTTCCCGTCCGAGGCCGGGGTGATGCTGCGCAACCTGGAGAACAAGGGCAACCCGTGGGGCGCTCCGCAGAACACCCGCGAGGACTGGACCAAGGGGCTGGACTTCGAGGTGCCCCGGGTGGGCGCGGTCGACGACTTCGAGTACCTGTTCTGGGTGGGCTGCGCGGGCGCGTTCGAGGACCGGGCCAAGAAGACCACCCGGGCGGTCGCCACCCTGCTGCACGAGGCGGGCGTCTCCTTCGCCATCCTCGGCGAGGGCGAGACCTGCTCCGGCGACCCGGCCCGCCGGATGGGCAACGAGTTCGTCTTCCAGATGCTCGCCCAGCAGAACGTCGAGACCCTCAACGAGGCGTTCGAGGGCCGGGAGAAGGCCAGCCGGAAGATCGTGGCGACCTGCCCGCACTGCTTCAACACCCTGGGCAACGAGTACGGCCAGCTCGGCGGCGACTTCGAGGTCGTCCACCACACCCAGCTCCTGGCCCACCTGGTCAGCACCGGCCGGCTCACCCCGGTGCAGCCGGTCGACGGCGGGGTCACCTACCACGACCCCTGCTACCTGGGCCGGCACAACCGGGTCTTCGCCCCGCCGCGGGAGGTGCTCGGCAGCGCCGTCGCCGGCGGCAGCGGCGGCACCGGCAGCGGGATCGTCGAGATGCCGCGCAACAGCGAGCGCTCCTTCTGCTGCGGTGCCGGCGGCGCCCGGATGTGGATGGAGGAGAAGATCGGCAAGCGGATCAACGTGGACCGGGTCGAGGAGGCCATGTCCACCGGGGCGCGGACGGTCGCCGTCGGCTGCCCGTTCTGCTCGACGATGCTCAACGACGGGGTGAACGGCAAGGGGGCCGGCGAGCAGGTCGAGGTGGTCGACGTGGCCAGCGTGCTGCTCCGCTCGGTCCGGCCGGACGCCGCGCCCGGCGAGAAGGAGACCGCGCCGACCGCCGGCTGA
- a CDS encoding cell division protein CrgA, producing the protein MPKSQVRKKKVYTPPTDVRPTTTAATRKPSPVWLPAIAVALIVGGIGWLVVYYLSAQEYPVASWGYWNLAVGFGAMVGSLVLLSRWR; encoded by the coding sequence GTGCCCAAGTCTCAGGTCCGTAAGAAGAAGGTGTACACCCCGCCGACGGACGTTCGTCCGACGACGACAGCGGCGACGCGCAAGCCTAGCCCGGTGTGGCTGCCGGCGATCGCCGTCGCGCTGATCGTCGGTGGTATCGGCTGGCTGGTGGTCTACTACCTCTCCGCCCAGGAGTACCCGGTCGCCTCGTGGGGCTACTGGAACCTCGCGGTCGGGTTCGGCGCGATGGTCGGCTCGCTGGTTCTGCTCTCCCGCTGGCGTTGA
- a CDS encoding DUF881 domain-containing protein translates to MEYTSGAASWQKAMRRAVVAFLPRRPRQRRPGWSIGVPLIAAAAGLLFTTTATTAGGTALREDRRPQLTQLIEDRREQVAASELRAARLRADVESDTAALADTDVPIKEQRDRARGLQQAAGFTALTGSGLTVELNDAPRRGDGTMPKGATNDDLVVHQGDVQAVVNALWAGGAEAMSIMNVRVLSTSAVRCVGNTLLLHGRVYSPPFKIVAIGDPAALQQALAGSQGVGLFKQAVDHYQLGYSEHVGTVSVPAFEDSTALRSATVPR, encoded by the coding sequence GTGGAGTACACATCCGGGGCGGCGTCCTGGCAGAAGGCCATGCGCCGGGCGGTCGTCGCCTTCCTGCCACGTCGGCCGAGGCAGCGCCGACCGGGCTGGTCGATCGGCGTGCCGCTGATCGCCGCCGCGGCCGGCCTGCTCTTCACCACCACGGCGACCACGGCGGGCGGTACCGCCCTGCGGGAGGACCGTCGACCCCAGCTCACCCAGCTCATCGAGGACCGCCGGGAGCAGGTGGCCGCCAGCGAGCTGCGGGCCGCCCGGCTCCGCGCCGACGTGGAGAGCGACACCGCGGCGCTGGCCGACACCGACGTGCCGATCAAGGAGCAGCGCGACCGCGCCCGGGGGCTCCAGCAGGCGGCCGGCTTCACCGCTCTCACCGGCTCCGGGCTGACCGTCGAGCTGAACGACGCGCCGCGGCGTGGCGACGGCACCATGCCCAAGGGCGCCACCAACGACGACCTGGTCGTCCACCAGGGTGACGTGCAGGCGGTGGTCAACGCGCTCTGGGCCGGCGGCGCGGAGGCCATGTCCATCATGAACGTCCGCGTGCTGTCCACCAGCGCGGTACGCTGCGTCGGTAACACCCTGCTGCTGCACGGCCGGGTGTACTCGCCACCATTCAAGATCGTAGCAATCGGCGATCCCGCTGCCCTCCAGCAGGCCCTCGCCGGCTCTCAGGGAGTCGGGTTGTTCAAGCAGGCGGTCGACCACTACCAGCTCGGCTACTCCGAGCACGTCGGCACGGTGTCCGTGCCGGCGTTCGAGGACTCGACCGCGCTGCGATCGGCGACGGTGCCTCGATGA
- a CDS encoding class E sortase, with translation MDPAATALLPVVPARPTGPALDSTALMGAVPPVPEDARSAGPAEPPPPPRRGERVVQLRPEQTGEGYKSVYSELTRPTFGSRLRTGVRVSGEVLITFGLVVLLFAGYEIWGKSALVDAHQSKLNEQLAQAWGPTGDPTVSPSAKPVAPAEGKPIAGLYIPSLDKNWVVVEGVTQQDIRYAPGHYPKSALPGEVGNFSVAGHRNRATFWRLDELDVGDAIILEGKQDWYVYKVYQSRIVRPDQVEVVAPVPGEPNAKATRKLLTLTTCNPKFDNYQRLIVHAELDHAQPKSAGPPAELRG, from the coding sequence GTGGACCCGGCGGCCACCGCCCTGCTGCCGGTGGTGCCGGCCCGGCCGACCGGCCCGGCACTGGACTCCACCGCCCTGATGGGCGCGGTGCCACCCGTCCCCGAGGACGCCCGCTCCGCTGGCCCCGCCGAGCCCCCACCACCGCCCCGGCGCGGCGAACGGGTGGTCCAGCTCCGCCCCGAGCAGACCGGCGAGGGCTACAAGAGCGTCTACTCGGAGCTGACCCGGCCCACCTTCGGCTCCCGGCTGCGCACCGGCGTCCGGGTCAGCGGCGAGGTGCTGATCACCTTCGGCCTGGTCGTGCTCCTCTTCGCCGGGTACGAGATCTGGGGCAAGTCCGCCCTGGTCGACGCCCACCAGAGCAAGCTCAACGAGCAGCTGGCCCAGGCCTGGGGGCCGACCGGCGACCCGACGGTCAGCCCGAGTGCCAAGCCGGTCGCCCCGGCCGAGGGCAAGCCGATCGCCGGGCTCTACATCCCCAGCCTCGACAAGAACTGGGTCGTCGTCGAGGGCGTCACCCAGCAGGACATCCGGTACGCCCCCGGCCACTACCCGAAGAGCGCCCTCCCTGGCGAGGTGGGCAACTTCTCCGTCGCCGGGCACCGCAACCGGGCCACCTTCTGGCGGCTGGACGAGCTGGACGTGGGTGACGCGATCATCCTGGAGGGCAAGCAGGACTGGTACGTCTACAAGGTGTACCAGTCCCGGATCGTCCGGCCCGACCAGGTGGAGGTGGTCGCGCCGGTGCCCGGCGAGCCGAACGCGAAGGCGACCCGGAAGCTGCTCACCCTGACCACCTGCAACCCGAAGTTCGACAACTACCAGCGCCTGATCGTCCACGCCGAGCTGGACCACGCGCAGCCCAAGTCCGCGGGTCCACCGGCGGAACTGCGGGGCTGA
- a CDS encoding aminodeoxychorismate/anthranilate synthase component II, which yields MRVLVIDNYDSFVFNLVQYLGQLGVDCEVRRNDEIDVAEVGRVGAAGILLSPGPGSPDRAGNCLDIIHRYGGELPIFGVCLGHQAIGEAFGATVTRAPELLHGKTSEVRHHSVGVLAGLPDPFTATRYHSLAVLPETLPEELEVTGWTESGVVMAMRHRTLPIEGVQFHPESVLTEGGHLMLANWVAACGHPEALERAPGLAAEVDARRLAAFATG from the coding sequence ATGCGTGTCCTCGTGATCGACAACTACGACTCCTTCGTCTTCAACCTCGTGCAGTACCTGGGCCAGCTCGGGGTGGACTGCGAGGTCCGGCGCAACGACGAGATCGACGTCGCCGAGGTCGGCCGGGTCGGCGCGGCGGGCATCCTGCTCTCGCCGGGGCCGGGCAGCCCGGACCGTGCCGGCAACTGCCTCGACATCATCCACCGGTACGGCGGTGAGCTGCCGATCTTCGGCGTCTGCCTCGGCCACCAGGCGATCGGTGAGGCGTTCGGCGCGACCGTCACCCGGGCACCGGAGTTGCTGCACGGCAAGACGTCCGAGGTACGGCACCACTCGGTCGGGGTGCTGGCCGGCCTCCCCGACCCGTTCACCGCCACCCGCTACCACTCGCTGGCGGTGCTCCCCGAGACGCTCCCCGAGGAGCTGGAGGTCACCGGCTGGACGGAGTCGGGCGTGGTGATGGCGATGCGGCACCGGACCCTGCCGATCGAGGGGGTGCAGTTCCACCCGGAGTCGGTGCTCACCGAGGGCGGCCACCTGATGCTGGCGAACTGGGTGGCCGCCTGCGGCCATCCGGAGGCCCTGGAACGCGCCCCCGGGCTGGCCGCCGAGGTCGATGCCCGCCGGCTCGCCGCCTTCGCCACCGGCTGA
- the pknB gene encoding Stk1 family PASTA domain-containing Ser/Thr kinase gives MTAQARLLGGRYQVGELLGYGGMAEVHRGRDLRLGRDVAIKMLRTDLARDATFQMRFRREAQNAASLNHPAIVAVYDTGEETAPTGETLPFIVMEFVNGRTLKEVLGVEGRLQPRRALEICADMCAALEFSHRHGIIHRDIKPGNVMLTQTGQVKVMDFGIARALASGATTMTQTSAVIGTAQYLSPEQARGEAVDARSDVYAAGCVLFELVCGHPPFVGDSPVSVAYQHVREAPPTPSDINPDVTPAIDAIVLKALSKNPLNRYQSAGEMRADLLRAAAGRPVMATPVMSQDETTPMAAAAAGYPTQVMGQQTRQVPARVGDPQRRKSSAWVIAAFAAVGVLAVIALVAALLMNGDEPRTSPVPNLAGKTQAVAFTEIQNAGLVPATGDPVFDSTCKKGTVARQDPPAGTPLQENRQVTVNICGGPQEVSIPAGLVGSQFDNVKPQLDRLKLVVERKDINSDQPAGQVTKVTPDSGSKVAEGTKVTVEVSRGNIREVPRVTGLTEDEARKELQAAGYEVRVREGDEVPADQAGRVSAQNPKAGSNLAKGQTVTIEVSVPEPTEEPPPPTPTTPVPTTTPPGDGGGGGFPLPTPPFRTEGQ, from the coding sequence ATGACAGCCCAGGCCCGCCTGCTCGGTGGCAGGTACCAGGTCGGCGAGCTGCTCGGTTACGGCGGCATGGCCGAGGTGCACCGCGGTCGGGATCTCCGGCTCGGTCGGGACGTCGCGATCAAGATGCTCCGTACCGACCTGGCCAGGGACGCCACCTTCCAGATGCGGTTCCGCCGGGAGGCGCAGAACGCGGCCTCGCTGAACCACCCGGCGATCGTCGCCGTCTACGACACCGGTGAGGAGACCGCGCCGACCGGCGAGACCCTGCCGTTCATCGTGATGGAGTTCGTGAACGGGCGGACCCTCAAGGAGGTCCTCGGCGTCGAGGGGCGGCTCCAGCCGCGCCGGGCGCTGGAGATCTGCGCCGACATGTGCGCGGCCCTGGAGTTCAGCCACCGGCACGGGATCATCCACCGGGACATCAAGCCCGGCAACGTCATGCTGACCCAGACCGGCCAGGTCAAGGTCATGGACTTCGGCATCGCCCGCGCGTTGGCCAGCGGCGCCACCACGATGACCCAGACCAGCGCGGTGATCGGTACCGCCCAGTACCTGTCCCCGGAGCAGGCGCGCGGCGAGGCCGTCGACGCCCGCTCCGACGTGTACGCCGCCGGTTGCGTGCTGTTCGAGCTGGTCTGCGGCCATCCGCCGTTCGTCGGCGACAGCCCGGTCAGCGTGGCGTACCAGCACGTGCGGGAGGCCCCGCCGACGCCCAGCGACATCAACCCGGACGTCACGCCGGCGATCGACGCGATCGTGCTGAAGGCGCTGTCCAAGAACCCGCTCAACCGCTACCAGAGCGCCGGCGAGATGCGGGCCGACCTGCTCCGCGCCGCCGCCGGTCGGCCGGTGATGGCCACCCCGGTGATGAGCCAGGACGAGACCACCCCGATGGCGGCGGCCGCGGCCGGCTACCCGACGCAGGTGATGGGTCAGCAGACCCGGCAGGTCCCGGCGAGGGTCGGCGACCCGCAGCGGCGGAAGAGTTCCGCCTGGGTGATCGCGGCGTTCGCGGCGGTCGGTGTGCTGGCGGTGATAGCGCTGGTGGCGGCCCTGCTGATGAACGGTGACGAGCCCCGGACGAGCCCGGTGCCCAACCTCGCGGGTAAGACCCAGGCGGTCGCGTTCACCGAGATCCAGAACGCCGGGCTGGTGCCGGCGACCGGTGACCCGGTCTTCGACAGCACCTGCAAGAAGGGGACCGTCGCCAGGCAGGACCCGCCGGCGGGCACCCCGCTGCAGGAGAACCGTCAGGTGACGGTGAACATCTGCGGTGGCCCGCAGGAGGTCTCCATCCCGGCCGGGCTGGTCGGCTCGCAGTTCGACAACGTCAAGCCGCAGCTGGACCGGCTCAAGCTCGTCGTCGAACGCAAGGACATCAACAGCGACCAGCCGGCCGGTCAGGTCACCAAGGTGACGCCCGACTCCGGCAGCAAGGTCGCCGAGGGCACCAAGGTGACCGTGGAGGTCTCCCGGGGCAACATCCGGGAGGTCCCCCGGGTCACCGGTCTCACCGAGGACGAGGCGCGCAAGGAGCTGCAGGCGGCCGGCTACGAGGTCAGGGTGCGTGAGGGCGACGAGGTGCCGGCGGACCAGGCCGGCCGGGTGAGCGCACAGAACCCCAAGGCGGGCAGCAACCTGGCCAAGGGGCAGACGGTGACCATCGAGGTCTCCGTTCCCGAGCCCACCGAGGAGCCGCCCCCGCCGACCCCGACCACGCCGGTACCGACGACCACGCCACCCGGTGACGGTGGGGGTGGCGGGTTCCCGCTGCCCACGCCGCCGTTCCGGACCGAGGGCCAGTGA
- a CDS encoding serine/threonine-protein kinase: MLSPGVQLGNRYRLDERIASGGMGDVWRGTDQVLGRTVAVKSLLPALLDEPGFAERFRGEARTMATINHPGVVDVYDFGSDQEIAFLVMEYVEGDALSATLSRVGRLTPARTMALLAQAADALHAAHEKGIVHRDVKPGNLLVRPNGTLVLTDFGIARSELVGQLTAAGSVLGTASYISPEQATGAVATPASDVYALGVVAYQCLAGRRPFEGDNPLEIAMKHVRDTPRALPGDIPPQVKAIVERAMAKEPGHRWPSAAALAAVARQAKQVLSQQARAGGGHPGPVSGGPVSGGPVSGAPASPAGPMARAQVPSVPRQQPAALAHQQHRPPVGGQARPPVGGPTRPPVSGQARPPMGGQVRPPVGGQPRPPVQARHPQPPVVQRPPIPTTPSYQQPRGAASVPPAPVRSDRPMGYARHPLPPPAPERESRTGMVTLAVLLAILVLVCSGVLSYATRNNLLSGDPGAPRTTSGALSAHERDVPAGTPYRRVVRPGPGAGETTTSEGRRTR; the protein is encoded by the coding sequence ATGCTCAGCCCCGGCGTGCAGCTCGGCAACCGCTACCGCCTCGACGAGCGGATCGCCAGCGGCGGCATGGGCGACGTGTGGCGCGGCACCGACCAGGTGCTGGGCCGTACGGTGGCGGTCAAGAGCCTGCTCCCGGCGCTGCTCGACGAGCCCGGCTTCGCCGAGCGGTTCCGGGGCGAGGCCCGGACGATGGCCACCATCAACCACCCCGGCGTGGTGGACGTCTACGACTTCGGCAGCGACCAGGAGATCGCCTTCCTGGTGATGGAGTATGTCGAGGGCGACGCCCTGTCCGCGACGCTCAGCCGGGTCGGCCGGCTCACCCCGGCCCGGACGATGGCCCTGCTCGCCCAGGCCGCCGACGCGCTGCACGCCGCCCACGAGAAGGGCATCGTGCACCGGGACGTCAAGCCCGGCAACCTGCTCGTCCGGCCGAACGGCACGCTGGTGCTGACCGATTTCGGCATCGCCCGGTCCGAGCTGGTCGGTCAGCTCACCGCCGCCGGATCGGTGCTCGGCACCGCCTCGTACATCTCCCCCGAGCAGGCCACCGGCGCGGTCGCCACCCCCGCCTCCGACGTGTACGCGCTCGGTGTCGTGGCGTACCAGTGCCTGGCCGGTCGCCGGCCCTTCGAGGGTGACAATCCGCTCGAGATCGCGATGAAGCACGTCCGGGACACTCCCCGAGCCCTGCCCGGCGACATCCCGCCGCAGGTCAAGGCGATCGTGGAGCGGGCGATGGCCAAGGAGCCCGGCCACCGCTGGCCGAGCGCCGCCGCCCTGGCCGCCGTCGCCCGGCAGGCCAAGCAGGTGCTCTCCCAGCAGGCCCGCGCGGGCGGTGGACACCCCGGTCCGGTCTCCGGAGGGCCGGTGTCCGGCGGACCGGTCTCCGGAGCGCCGGCCTCGCCGGCCGGTCCGATGGCCCGCGCGCAGGTGCCGTCCGTGCCCCGGCAGCAGCCCGCCGCGCTGGCCCACCAGCAGCACCGTCCCCCGGTCGGCGGGCAGGCCCGGCCGCCGGTCGGCGGACCGACCCGACCGCCCGTCAGCGGGCAGGCCCGACCTCCGATGGGTGGACAGGTCCGGCCGCCGGTCGGTGGGCAGCCCAGGCCGCCGGTCCAGGCCCGGCACCCGCAGCCGCCGGTGGTCCAGCGTCCGCCGATTCCGACCACCCCGAGCTACCAGCAGCCCCGGGGCGCCGCGTCCGTCCCTCCGGCGCCGGTACGGTCCGACCGGCCGATGGGGTACGCCCGGCATCCGCTGCCGCCACCCGCCCCGGAACGTGAATCCCGGACCGGCATGGTGACCCTGGCCGTCCTGCTGGCCATCCTGGTGCTGGTCTGTTCCGGGGTGCTCTCCTACGCGACGCGGAACAACCTGCTGAGTGGTGATCCGGGCGCGCCGCGTACGACGTCCGGCGCGCTGAGTGCCCACGAACGCGACGTTCCGGCCGGAACACCGTACCGTCGGGTGGTACGGCCCGGACCGGGTGCCGGCGAGACGACGACGAGCGAAGGACGACGAACGCGATGA